The following are encoded in a window of Paenibacillus polymyxa genomic DNA:
- a CDS encoding NAD(P)/FAD-dependent oxidoreductase → MLYDCAIIGGGPAGLNAALVLGRARRSVALIDNNRPRNAVTHASHGFITRDGVTPAEFRRVAYEEVLRYPSVHHLQTEVVSITKNESGFEVLDSSGHRVQARKLILATGVKEIFPEIEGFYPLYGKSLFNCPYCDGWELRDQPLVLVSESAAIFHTAKLLLNWSKDLIVCTNGQASLSDEQKERLYSKGIIVMEQPVAAFIGHNGKLEHVRFTDGTQVPRVGGFVSPQFVQSAPFGERLGCERTESGGIKTDEAGRTSIPGVYAAGDSSYFMPSQLIFAAADGSRTAASVNMDLTEEDFNE, encoded by the coding sequence ATGCTGTACGATTGCGCTATTATTGGCGGAGGGCCCGCCGGATTGAATGCAGCCCTCGTGCTTGGCAGGGCCAGAAGAAGTGTGGCTTTGATTGATAATAATCGGCCCAGAAATGCGGTTACGCATGCGTCGCACGGTTTTATTACGAGAGACGGCGTAACGCCGGCCGAGTTCCGCCGTGTAGCTTATGAGGAAGTGTTGCGTTATCCGTCTGTCCATCATCTGCAAACCGAGGTTGTTTCGATTACAAAAAACGAATCTGGCTTTGAGGTACTTGATTCGTCAGGCCATCGCGTTCAAGCGCGGAAATTGATATTGGCGACGGGCGTAAAGGAGATATTCCCCGAGATTGAAGGTTTTTATCCGTTATACGGGAAAAGTTTATTTAATTGCCCTTATTGCGACGGCTGGGAGTTGCGGGATCAACCGCTTGTCCTCGTCTCTGAATCGGCAGCTATATTTCATACAGCCAAACTACTCCTTAACTGGAGTAAGGATTTGATCGTCTGTACGAATGGTCAGGCATCCCTGTCGGACGAGCAAAAAGAACGGCTCTATTCTAAAGGAATCATCGTAATGGAGCAACCTGTTGCGGCGTTCATCGGTCACAATGGAAAGCTTGAGCATGTGCGCTTTACGGATGGCACTCAAGTCCCGAGGGTCGGCGGCTTTGTGTCTCCCCAGTTTGTACAAAGTGCACCGTTTGGAGAACGTTTGGGCTGTGAAAGAACGGAATCGGGTGGGATCAAGACGGATGAAGCGGGGAGAACCTCCATACCTGGTGTATATGCTGCCGGGGATTCATCGTACTTCATGCCTTCTCAGTTGATTTTTGCCGCGGCCGACGGCAGTCGAACCGCTGCGAGCGTAAATATGGATTTGACAGAGGAAGATTTCAACGAATAA
- a CDS encoding BglG family transcription antiterminator, whose translation MRIFDILRILVAEQMVKGEHLANALKVSSRTIRTDLKELGALLSKHGAAVKPLKGTGYKLEVRDEQAFHHLLKQLKDYDHHVPYPLASSSEARNRFLMKKLLLTNAYVKLDDLAEILYVSRSTLQNDLKELRKLLATYGLSLENRPYHGIRVKGNEAKLRYCISDYIFNRLDEIGEQQVSPPLLISNEEMEFIREVILDRIEIHDIQLSDIALNNLVIHIAIACKRIREERYVSYYPQEMKKIEAQKEFRVATEIVSALEQIMKHSFPLVEVAYIAVHLLGVRTVVSARMDEVEIKKIIDKDIYELTIEILDQIDQQLKMNIHNDQELLIAFCLHLKPVINRYQYGMNLRNPMLDEIKANYPLAFEAGIIAAEVIKQRLHIHIEENEIGYLAIHFGVAMERKKMEDAPKRCMIVCASGLGSAKLLYYKLQSVFGSRLDIVGTTEFYKLKQMPLDTLDFVISTIPISEPLSIPMIHVNTFLGGSDITKIEQAISEARLPAVQYVRKKLVFLQQKFENKLQVLEFIAEKIHEADLVKGPLLQSVIEREAVSPTSFGNLVAIPHPMEPFADSTFWAICTLQKAIDWDGKPVQFICMLCIQRTKSEDLQTMYHILLEILNNEQLVQQLIRCKSYTEFIEVLHKNC comes from the coding sequence GTGCGTATTTTTGATATTCTTCGTATACTGGTTGCAGAACAGATGGTCAAAGGAGAACACTTGGCAAATGCATTGAAGGTATCTTCTCGAACGATACGAACGGATTTAAAGGAATTGGGTGCGTTATTGTCAAAGCATGGAGCAGCAGTTAAGCCCCTTAAAGGAACAGGATACAAGTTAGAGGTTCGGGACGAACAAGCATTTCATCATCTACTGAAGCAATTAAAGGATTATGATCATCATGTGCCCTATCCATTAGCGAGTTCTTCTGAAGCTAGAAACCGTTTTTTAATGAAAAAGCTGTTGCTTACCAATGCATATGTCAAACTTGATGATTTAGCCGAGATCCTGTATGTTAGTCGATCTACTTTACAGAATGACCTCAAAGAACTGCGCAAGTTACTGGCAACTTACGGACTATCTCTGGAGAATAGACCCTATCATGGTATTCGAGTCAAAGGTAATGAGGCCAAACTGCGTTATTGCATTTCCGACTATATATTTAACAGGTTAGATGAAATAGGCGAGCAGCAGGTGTCACCCCCTCTTCTGATCTCTAACGAAGAGATGGAATTCATAAGAGAAGTGATTCTGGATCGTATTGAAATCCATGATATTCAGTTGTCAGACATTGCCCTGAACAATCTGGTCATTCATATTGCTATAGCATGTAAGCGTATTCGCGAAGAAAGGTATGTGTCGTATTATCCGCAAGAGATGAAAAAAATTGAAGCGCAGAAAGAGTTTAGGGTGGCGACTGAGATCGTATCCGCCTTGGAACAAATCATGAAGCACTCCTTTCCACTTGTTGAAGTTGCGTACATTGCTGTTCACCTGTTGGGTGTAAGGACCGTCGTTAGTGCCCGTATGGATGAGGTGGAGATTAAAAAGATCATTGATAAAGATATCTACGAACTGACTATCGAAATACTAGACCAAATTGATCAGCAGTTGAAGATGAACATTCATAACGATCAAGAATTGCTGATTGCATTTTGCCTTCACCTCAAACCGGTGATCAACCGTTATCAATACGGAATGAATTTGCGTAATCCTATGCTGGATGAAATCAAAGCCAATTACCCGCTTGCCTTTGAAGCAGGTATCATTGCTGCGGAAGTCATCAAGCAGCGGCTTCATATACACATCGAGGAAAATGAAATTGGGTATTTAGCCATTCATTTCGGAGTCGCGATGGAAAGAAAGAAAATGGAGGACGCGCCCAAAAGATGTATGATCGTATGTGCTTCTGGACTCGGCAGCGCTAAGCTGCTGTATTATAAGCTTCAATCGGTCTTCGGTTCCAGGTTGGATATCGTAGGAACCACTGAATTTTATAAGTTGAAACAAATGCCGTTGGATACATTGGACTTTGTCATTAGCACGATCCCCATTTCAGAACCGCTTTCTATCCCCATGATCCATGTGAATACATTTTTAGGCGGTTCCGATATTACTAAAATTGAGCAAGCCATTTCTGAGGCCAGACTTCCTGCTGTGCAGTATGTACGAAAAAAATTGGTCTTTCTTCAACAGAAGTTTGAGAACAAACTCCAAGTGCTTGAATTTATAGCCGAAAAAATACACGAAGCAGATCTTGTAAAAGGCCCCCTGCTGCAATCTGTAATAGAGCGTGAAGCCGTTTCCCCCACTTCATTTGGCAACTTGGTCGCGATCCCGCATCCGATGGAACCTTTCGCAGATTCTACGTTTTGGGCCATCTGTACATTACAAAAAGCAATCGATTGGGATGGCAAGCCGGTACAGTTTATTTGTATGCTCTGTATACAGCGCACCAAATCAGAAGATTTACAGACTATGTATCATATTTTGCTTGAAATATTAAATAATGAACAGCTCGTCCAGCAGCTTATTCGCTGCAAATCATATACAGAATTCATAGAAGTGTTGCATAAAAATTGTTGA
- a CDS encoding PTS sugar transporter subunit IIC, with protein sequence MAFKDKLVDGLTSVANAINNFKYIIAIKSAFITLMPVIIVGAFAVLISNMVMDPVNGLAHFKPFSFLAEYKPIFSGINYASLNILTILAIFMIGLELGKINGEKNLFPGLLALICFISVTPTTIELMVNGDMQKVTDVLARQFTDTKSLFLGIFISILSVELYSKLGKSDKLKIKMPESVPSNVAVSFSALIPTIITVTVFSMLGFFFHKFTGLYLYDAVYNVVQKPLETVVQGLPGILVLMLVAQIFWVIGIHGNQMVKPIREPLLLGAITVNMTAYEQGLPIPNIITMPFWDVYMSIGGSGITLALLICIMIASKREDMKEITKLSLGPGLFNINEPVIFGLPIMLNPLMAIPFIITPLITGTIGYFSTLLGFAGKAVVMVPWTTPPIINAYLSTGGSIGAVVTQIICIVVAIIIYFPFVKIANKRTAE encoded by the coding sequence ATGGCATTCAAAGACAAACTGGTCGATGGCCTCACATCGGTAGCAAATGCAATCAATAATTTTAAATATATTATAGCGATCAAATCAGCTTTTATCACATTGATGCCTGTTATTATTGTCGGTGCCTTTGCTGTATTGATTTCTAATATGGTCATGGACCCGGTCAATGGCCTTGCGCATTTTAAGCCGTTCTCATTCCTGGCTGAGTACAAACCGATTTTCTCGGGCATTAACTATGCCAGCTTGAATATCCTTACCATTCTGGCTATTTTCATGATTGGTCTGGAGCTAGGAAAAATTAACGGTGAGAAAAATCTCTTCCCCGGTTTGCTTGCTTTAATCTGTTTTATCTCTGTGACACCAACCACGATAGAGTTGATGGTTAACGGTGACATGCAAAAAGTAACAGACGTCTTAGCCCGTCAATTTACGGATACCAAGAGCTTGTTTTTAGGTATTTTCATAAGCATCCTATCCGTTGAGCTGTACAGTAAGTTGGGCAAGTCCGATAAGCTAAAAATCAAAATGCCTGAAAGTGTTCCCAGCAATGTGGCCGTTTCTTTTTCTGCATTGATACCAACCATCATAACGGTGACAGTCTTCTCAATGCTCGGATTTTTCTTTCATAAGTTTACAGGTCTCTACCTGTACGATGCCGTCTATAATGTGGTGCAAAAACCTCTGGAGACCGTAGTACAGGGACTGCCAGGTATACTGGTGCTGATGCTGGTTGCGCAAATCTTCTGGGTGATCGGTATTCACGGGAACCAAATGGTAAAGCCCATTCGTGAACCCCTGCTGCTTGGCGCGATTACCGTCAACATGACTGCTTATGAGCAAGGACTGCCCATTCCGAACATTATTACGATGCCTTTCTGGGACGTATACATGAGTATCGGTGGTTCAGGAATTACGCTGGCTCTCTTGATTTGTATTATGATCGCTTCCAAGCGTGAAGATATGAAGGAAATAACAAAGCTTTCGTTGGGTCCGGGTCTGTTTAATATTAATGAGCCTGTCATTTTTGGACTTCCGATTATGTTGAATCCATTGATGGCTATCCCTTTCATTATTACTCCGCTCATCACAGGAACGATTGGTTACTTCTCGACGTTGCTTGGATTTGCAGGTAAAGCCGTCGTCATGGTTCCATGGACTACTCCGCCTATTATTAATGCCTACCTGTCTACAGGTGGAAGCATTGGCGCCGTCGTAACTCAGATCATTTGTATTGTGGTAGCCATTATCATTTATTTCCCGTTCGTCAAAATTGCCAACAAGCGAACGGCTGAATAA
- a CDS encoding Rrf2 family transcriptional regulator: MKFTKATNYALHTMLMLVTDSSVKPVGVQQLAESQNVSPTYLSKILTRLVKAGMIESVSGANGGYRLSRHKEDITFLDIIHAIEGTNSLFECDFVHGSECLIQAVMREAEEKMERHLKNTKLSDLAQKQTQVSK; encoded by the coding sequence ATGAAATTTACAAAAGCAACGAATTATGCTCTGCACACTATGCTCATGCTCGTTACTGATTCGTCGGTGAAGCCGGTAGGTGTTCAGCAACTAGCCGAATCCCAAAATGTTTCACCAACTTATCTTTCGAAAATTTTGACAAGGCTTGTGAAGGCTGGGATGATCGAATCGGTTTCTGGAGCCAATGGAGGCTATCGACTTTCTCGTCATAAAGAGGACATTACCTTTTTGGATATTATCCATGCCATTGAAGGAACCAATTCTTTGTTTGAATGTGATTTTGTCCACGGCTCCGAGTGCCTGATTCAAGCTGTAATGAGGGAAGCAGAGGAGAAAATGGAACGACATCTTAAAAATACGAAATTGTCCGATTTGGCGCAAAAGCAAACGCAAGTTTCAAAGTAA
- the eutH gene encoding ethanolamine utilization protein EutH — MSINDIVMYVIALFLVLGALDQCLGNRWGLGQAFNNGLMTMGSLALVMIGIVSLAPVLASWLIPIVSPLYVAMGADPASFANTILAVDMGGYALAAEMAHSQQAGLFSWVFLGTMFGPTLVFTIPVALGILGKEDHPYIAKGILIGISTIPVGCFIGGMTAGFDVMMILKNLIIPMLLSIIIMLGLRLFTELTIRLFKWFGNGIRLLSLVGLAAIGVETLTGFVIIPNMAPLSVGVQTVGTIAIVLAGAFPLVAWITKIFKNPLQRAGRLLNIDPSATAGLVASLAHNIPTFTLVKEMEPRGKVISIAFAVSGSFVLGGHLGFVAGMDKNMVIAMIVGKLAGGISAVIVAVIAHPTTTNRKIESASKKE, encoded by the coding sequence ATGTCCATTAACGATATTGTGATGTATGTTATCGCTCTTTTTTTAGTGCTGGGTGCATTGGATCAATGTTTGGGAAATCGCTGGGGGTTGGGACAAGCCTTCAACAATGGGCTCATGACCATGGGTTCTCTTGCTCTGGTCATGATAGGAATTGTTTCCTTGGCTCCTGTACTCGCCTCATGGTTGATTCCTATTGTTTCACCATTATATGTGGCAATGGGTGCCGATCCGGCATCCTTTGCCAATACGATATTGGCGGTAGATATGGGAGGATACGCGCTTGCGGCAGAAATGGCGCACAGCCAGCAAGCGGGTTTATTTTCCTGGGTTTTTCTAGGGACCATGTTTGGCCCAACGCTCGTATTTACGATTCCGGTTGCCCTCGGCATTTTGGGAAAAGAGGATCATCCATATATTGCAAAAGGAATCTTGATCGGTATCAGTACAATTCCCGTTGGCTGTTTCATAGGGGGAATGACCGCCGGATTTGACGTGATGATGATTTTAAAAAATCTGATTATTCCCATGCTCCTTTCAATAATCATTATGCTGGGTTTACGTCTATTTACGGAGCTTACGATCCGATTGTTCAAGTGGTTTGGTAACGGCATTAGGCTTCTATCCCTTGTCGGTTTGGCAGCGATTGGGGTCGAAACCTTAACTGGATTTGTGATCATTCCCAATATGGCTCCGTTGTCTGTCGGTGTGCAAACGGTTGGAACGATTGCTATTGTATTGGCTGGTGCGTTTCCGTTGGTTGCTTGGATTACAAAAATATTTAAAAATCCGCTTCAACGGGCAGGACGTTTGCTAAACATAGATCCATCGGCTACTGCGGGTCTGGTAGCTAGTCTTGCTCATAATATTCCTACGTTCACTTTAGTCAAAGAGATGGAGCCCAGAGGCAAAGTGATTAGTATTGCTTTTGCTGTCAGTGGATCTTTCGTTCTGGGGGGACATCTTGGCTTTGTAGCAGGAATGGACAAGAATATGGTGATTGCCATGATCGTGGGTAAACTTGCAGGCGGAATCAGTGCCGTAATTGTCGCAGTTATTGCACATCCGACTACTACGAATAGAAAAATAGAAAGCGCATCCAAGAAGGAGTGA
- a CDS encoding Gfo/Idh/MocA family protein, which produces MWKIGVIGTGYWSEKHIKAWQFISDAEITGFCDRNQDLLFEKAAQFHIPTEYCYTSLEEMLSEADIDVVDIITPPETHLELVRLAAAAGKHMMCQKPFARSVEEAEQIVGIAEAAGVRLMVTENWRWLEPFQIIKKLLAENIVGNMNVIRYTHTDFYSPRFAPEKELPQPFFRDMPKLLFYEMGVHWLDTWRFLFGEPQRLYAETKRVSPYTQGEDTGIIMLGYEHYFGLMDMSWATRRELNGQLPEQVLPDHKEQLVIDGDEATLKLYNTGKLSLINNQGVEKVLVEKTELNYEESHKKLQAHFIDCLNTGKEFQTSGHDNIKTLQLVFDTYDSAENHKVHVY; this is translated from the coding sequence ATGTGGAAAATCGGCGTCATTGGAACGGGATATTGGTCGGAAAAACATATTAAAGCATGGCAGTTTATCTCGGATGCAGAAATCACAGGGTTTTGTGATCGGAATCAAGATTTACTTTTTGAAAAAGCAGCTCAATTCCATATCCCTACTGAATATTGCTATACCAGTCTGGAGGAAATGCTAAGCGAAGCGGATATTGATGTCGTGGACATCATTACACCTCCTGAGACACATCTGGAACTGGTTCGACTGGCGGCCGCAGCCGGAAAACATATGATGTGTCAAAAACCTTTTGCACGTTCTGTGGAGGAAGCTGAGCAAATTGTAGGTATTGCTGAAGCAGCAGGAGTCAGACTTATGGTGACCGAAAATTGGCGTTGGCTTGAGCCTTTTCAAATTATAAAAAAATTGCTGGCAGAGAATATCGTTGGGAATATGAATGTTATACGTTATACGCATACGGATTTTTATTCTCCGAGGTTTGCTCCGGAAAAAGAGCTGCCGCAGCCATTTTTCAGAGATATGCCCAAGCTTTTGTTTTATGAAATGGGAGTTCATTGGCTGGATACTTGGCGTTTCTTATTCGGTGAACCTCAGCGTTTGTATGCGGAAACCAAGCGAGTCAGCCCATACACACAGGGAGAAGACACGGGCATTATTATGTTAGGTTATGAACATTATTTTGGTCTTATGGACATGAGCTGGGCGACTCGTAGGGAACTGAATGGGCAGCTGCCGGAGCAGGTCCTTCCCGATCATAAAGAACAGCTGGTGATTGATGGCGATGAGGCTACCCTAAAACTGTATAACACAGGTAAATTATCTCTCATTAATAATCAGGGAGTCGAAAAAGTATTGGTTGAAAAGACTGAATTAAACTATGAGGAAAGCCATAAAAAGCTACAAGCTCATTTTATAGATTGTCTCAACACGGGAAAAGAATTTCAAACGAGTGGTCACGACAATATCAAGACCCTTCAGCTTGTATTCGACACCTATGACAGCGCAGAAAATCATAAAGTTCATGTGTATTAA
- a CDS encoding DUF4038 domain-containing protein: MIYLSLNMAENQRSFTKEEKPFFYLADTVWSVFTNATIEEWSDYLDYRKMQGFNVLQINMLRQWDASESDLNLQPFALLENGDFDYHTLNEAYFDRAEIMLKMAVERGFVPALVLLWCNYVPDTWAEMFQKGNKMPFECVEPYVTYVVNRFSPFDPIFLISGDSDFPTERANSYYLKALEIVQQLSPASLTTLHIQGRLREIPPAFEKHQGLGFYMYQSGHNSEFQHVGHEIAQHFYHKPDIRPVINGEPCYEQISYSRNVYGRYTALDARKVAWQSLLAGGGAGITYGAHGIWSWHKKGKKFGIVEGEGFDSPYDWRTALRFEGAWDYSFIKYLFEMYNLIGVKPLDIVLNKTEEIRAAGNENTIVLYVPVNTKVRLSINVQDYKFTTIDLAGKRFAQTDVSVQKDQSVLDMHSFESDVVIIGTK; the protein is encoded by the coding sequence GTGATTTATTTGAGTTTAAACATGGCTGAAAATCAAAGAAGTTTTACAAAAGAGGAAAAACCTTTTTTTTATTTGGCAGATACGGTTTGGAGTGTATTTACCAACGCGACGATAGAGGAGTGGAGCGATTATCTTGACTATCGGAAGATGCAAGGTTTCAATGTGTTGCAAATCAACATGCTCCGACAATGGGATGCAAGTGAATCGGATCTGAATCTACAGCCGTTTGCATTACTGGAAAATGGGGATTTCGACTACCATACATTAAACGAAGCTTATTTTGACCGGGCAGAAATCATGTTGAAAATGGCTGTAGAGCGTGGATTTGTTCCGGCCCTGGTTCTATTGTGGTGTAACTATGTGCCGGATACATGGGCTGAAATGTTCCAAAAGGGTAATAAAATGCCGTTTGAATGCGTTGAACCCTATGTAACGTACGTCGTAAACCGTTTTTCTCCATTTGATCCTATTTTTCTGATCAGCGGGGATAGTGATTTTCCGACCGAACGTGCCAATTCCTATTATTTAAAAGCACTGGAAATTGTACAACAATTAAGCCCTGCAAGCTTAACTACGCTGCATATTCAAGGAAGATTGAGAGAAATTCCTCCAGCCTTTGAGAAACACCAGGGTCTTGGATTTTATATGTATCAATCAGGACATAATTCCGAGTTTCAGCATGTGGGCCATGAGATTGCTCAACATTTCTACCATAAGCCGGATATACGGCCTGTCATTAATGGAGAGCCATGTTATGAACAAATTAGTTATAGCCGCAATGTGTATGGCAGATACACAGCACTGGATGCCAGAAAAGTAGCATGGCAAAGCCTCCTTGCAGGCGGGGGTGCGGGTATTACCTACGGAGCACATGGCATTTGGAGCTGGCACAAAAAAGGAAAGAAATTCGGCATTGTAGAAGGGGAAGGATTCGATAGTCCCTATGATTGGAGAACAGCATTACGATTTGAGGGCGCATGGGATTACTCCTTTATTAAATATTTGTTTGAAATGTATAACCTGATTGGCGTAAAACCGTTGGATATTGTTTTAAACAAGACAGAGGAAATCAGAGCTGCGGGGAACGAGAATACCATTGTCTTGTATGTCCCGGTTAACACGAAGGTACGGCTAAGTATCAACGTGCAGGATTACAAGTTTACAACGATTGATTTAGCCGGGAAGCGGTTTGCCCAAACCGACGTGTCCGTCCAAAAGGATCAATCGGTGCTAGATATGCACAGCTTTGAAAGTGATGTTGTCATCATCGGAACGAAATAA
- a CDS encoding LacI family DNA-binding transcriptional regulator yields MKIDDIARLAGVSKSAVSLAFNNKPGVSEETKEQILKIAQEHGYKPRTMKTSKEVIKNHHVIRFVACKNTDIVTEHYDSLPFFNELIHHITNQVREHGNTLIFSSFDSHSLEEELSALEKDQPSSGILLLGTNLTSETIHSIQSIHSNIVILDTCFEHVDASFVSINNYLGGYQAGQYLIQSGHRKIGYVQSSTRILNFTKRKEGFMAALEEHNLSIENGLTFDMHPMLVMSQDAFKTAIHELNELPSALFCENDYMAISAIKTFQEMNIRVPEQISVMGFDNIHEAKVISPELTTIHVKKDILARTAVNLLMERLNHHQGHHTQVLVNTEVIERRSCVALK; encoded by the coding sequence TTGAAAATTGATGATATTGCAAGGCTTGCAGGTGTTTCAAAATCTGCTGTCTCTCTTGCTTTTAATAACAAACCCGGAGTGAGTGAAGAAACCAAGGAGCAAATTCTAAAAATAGCCCAAGAGCATGGATATAAACCACGCACCATGAAGACAAGCAAGGAAGTTATTAAAAATCATCATGTGATACGCTTTGTGGCCTGTAAAAATACAGACATCGTAACAGAACATTATGATTCACTTCCATTTTTCAATGAGTTAATTCATCATATTACCAATCAGGTGAGAGAACATGGAAACACCTTGATTTTTTCGTCTTTTGATAGCCATAGCCTCGAAGAAGAATTATCTGCTTTGGAAAAAGATCAGCCTTCTTCAGGCATACTTCTGCTTGGTACCAATTTAACTTCTGAGACTATTCATTCCATACAATCCATTCATTCCAATATTGTGATTCTGGATACTTGCTTTGAACACGTCGATGCCAGTTTCGTATCTATTAACAACTATCTTGGTGGGTATCAGGCAGGCCAATATTTAATTCAGTCAGGACACAGAAAGATAGGATACGTACAATCCAGTACGAGGATTCTTAACTTTACAAAACGAAAGGAAGGGTTTATGGCGGCTTTAGAGGAGCACAATCTTTCCATAGAAAATGGGCTTACATTTGATATGCATCCCATGCTTGTGATGTCACAGGACGCATTTAAAACAGCTATTCATGAACTGAATGAGCTACCTTCGGCCCTATTTTGTGAAAATGATTATATGGCGATCAGTGCCATTAAAACGTTTCAAGAAATGAATATTCGAGTGCCTGAGCAAATTTCCGTCATGGGATTTGATAATATACATGAAGCCAAGGTGATTAGCCCGGAACTCACAACCATTCATGTGAAAAAGGATATTTTGGCCCGAACTGCTGTAAACTTGCTTATGGAGAGGCTTAACCATCATCAGGGGCATCATACCCAGGTTCTTGTGAATACGGAGGTTATTGAAAGAAGATCTTGTGTAGCCTTGAAATGA
- a CDS encoding PTS lactose/cellobiose transporter subunit IIA, which translates to MDDTEIVFQIILYAGNARSSAMEAIELAKAGKFQEAKDELATAKKELVSSHKIQTRIIRKEAAGEKTEMSVMMVHAQDHLMNAITIRDMASEFVDLYERIDQFVPKS; encoded by the coding sequence ATGGATGATACAGAGATTGTATTCCAAATTATATTATACGCAGGGAATGCACGCAGTTCGGCCATGGAGGCGATTGAGCTTGCAAAGGCGGGGAAATTTCAGGAAGCCAAAGATGAATTAGCTACAGCAAAAAAAGAACTGGTGTCTTCCCACAAAATTCAAACCAGAATTATCCGCAAGGAAGCAGCGGGTGAAAAAACAGAGATGTCCGTCATGATGGTACATGCTCAAGATCATCTGATGAATGCCATCACCATTCGCGATATGGCCTCAGAGTTTGTAGACCTGTATGAACGCATTGATCAATTCGTACCGAAATCGTAG